The genome window ATCGAtctaaagaataaataattcatccattcaataaatccgcaatgaactaaaaaaacatcgcaaaataaaattacatttattaattaaaatacttaCGTTGGGCTGCTGAATACGCCGCATGCAAAATAGATATAAATCCCAGAGttgtaataattttatgtGTTGATGTAGCTGGCATGTTTGAAATAGTTTGATTCTTTCcgtaaaaatcaattgattccACTTTTTCCACTGACCACCTTCACAAGTCCATAAATTCACTAATAAATTAAAGCTATTCCCTACCGAATTCGCTCTGTCAATTTCGTCAAACAATCACcaaatcatcaataattaattgaagaatGTCAGACAATGACTTCGCGGTGGCAAGTTATTTTAGGTTAGAAGTCGTGTCGATTTCCATGAAGCGACAAAGTAATTTACGTCGTTTTCAACACAATGTCATCGagtttttgtttatttcgGGCGTTCTAAcctagaaaaatggagacAGTTTCAATCGATTCTGTTGACATCTCGGAGAAAATATCGGAGAGGATTTCACATGAAAGTCCAAACGATTAAATCACCATTCAGTAaattcagaacatttttctaTCAGTTATAGTGTTGCAACtggagttttaaaaaattaaaaaatcaagttcaactATTTATTTACGAATTAAAGGACACTTATACTTGAATAATTACAATAGGTTCACTCTgttgtgaaaattttaattaattcgtaAATGAAGATCTCCCAAAGCCATTAGTTTCAGCCATGATTCTCCGACACTCGCATCAAAGAATCCCCTCCCCTAAGATGCCCAAAGTAAAATTCCTAGTTATCGACTCAGGAAAAGAAATGGCACTGTCCCATCACCAGGAGCATAATACTAGCAATGGTGAGTAATAAACAAAGATAACGTCCAGTGATGGGCACCCGGAAGAGTCTCGCACACATCTTCAGCGAGGAAGTGTAAAGGAGAATTGTGTTGAGGTCTTCCCCAGGTGTGGTCTGGTAGACGAATGGTCTCACCCTCACCTCATGGCCCAGATTCTGAATCATGGAGCAGGCTGTGCTCAGTCTAGCTGCTTGCAAAAATGGAGCCATTGCTATCAACACCCAGAGGATTACGTTGATAATGCTGAAGTAGGGAACTGGACTGGCTGTTGAGTCTATAGTGTCGTACTCCAGAAGCCAGGCTGTGCCTGCTATAGCCCAGGCGAGGTTCACGACTGTGTAAATGCAGACAGCTGGGGCAAGATCGTTGTTCAAGTACTTCAAGAGCTTCTTAAACTCCAGGATTTCCTAAATGATGGTAAATATTAACAACTAAACGGAATGATGAGACTGTTATACTACTTCATAAACaaagaaatatataaattttaacaaatttcGTAAATTTTGTGTAAGTAATTAGACTAAAATAGAAATAGGTACTTTCATCCAGTCTAGCGCAGGAAGAGTGTTCTGTAACAGTTTGGCCTTCAGAAAATTCAGATGAGCTACTAGTAACTGTCCCTGAAGGCAGTAACTCGTAATGATGGTTCCCTGTACCATGTCGTGCCATAGGGTACAGATGATAAGAAGAACTTTCGATAATTTCTTAAAATGTTCAGGACTGCAGAAAAAGAATCAGAAAAATACAGATTGAATTTGTTGCTCCTTTATCTATAATTCAATGATGGTGAACGCGATTATCACCTGTGATCCAGCCATTGAAAGAGGATGGTACCTCTGGCCATCAGGACATTGACAGTAACAAGTGCCATCGTCATCCACACGACCGACAGGCCGATAAACAGCCAGAGGATCCTGACTAGTTTCTTTTGGTTTCCTCGATTGACTGGATTCGACGAGAGAAGAAATGCTCTCTCCATCAGGTTCTGGAGCTGTTCGTTCTCTTTTATCCTGAATAGATAGACTGTATAGAGATAGGCTACGAGATGGAGAACACTGGGGATGAGGTAGCTGAAGACAGCGTTGCCGTAGCAAATCTGCTCGTAGGCTTGGGTTCTCGTgatattttctatttgttCGTATTGAACGGGTAGCAGTTTGTAGCAGAATCCTCTATCTCTCCTGGAGAACGAGAAGAATTTCTAAGTTTCGTTGACAATTCGCCAGGACTGCTTACTCTAAAAGAACATGCGACCAACCCTTTTCTTGCAACATTGTAAAGGTAAGTCTGTTATGCTTTTTGCGAAATAATTCAGCTgacaataaattataattcatgATTGACTCATACTTAACATGACGCAATGGACTAATCgactgattaaaaaatatcactaaCTATTACATGAAATTCAGGGGGTGCAAGAGAAAAACAAAAGATAGTGGATACATTGTATGTTCCATCGAAATTGATTTGCCCCTATGGATATCGAGTTAGTTTCTTCAGGCGATTAGTTGCGATTTTCTTATTTAGTACCTGAAGCAAGCCATGTATTGCAGAACATATCCAATGCACATGAAAATGGTCACCTGGACCGTATGAATATTGGCTAGAACCGAGTAACACGAATAGCTTTCTGAATCTGTGCTCGTTGGTCTCAGCCCCATTACCCACAGTAATCTCAAATACGGCATGAGTATTTTGCACTTGCAGTAATGAAGGACTGCTGAAGTACTTAGATTCTCGTAATCAGGTACTTCGGTGATGAATCCTATCTGGAAGGGCCAATCAAATGATCACGATGATAAATCTTGTAAAACTACCAGagtcaattgaaatttaaaagtATAGAACCGCGGAGGGTCCTGTGG of Diachasmimorpha longicaudata isolate KC_UGA_2023 chromosome 3, iyDiaLong2, whole genome shotgun sequence contains these proteins:
- the LOC135160208 gene encoding uncharacterized protein LOC135160208 isoform X3 — protein: MTNFEGNDPGNGKELSGRSDGPGDPRTSVLSELQMRSTEIGFITEVPDYENLSTSAVLHYCKCKILMPYLRLLWVMGLRPTSTDSESYSCYSVLANIHTVQVTIFMCIGYVLQYMACFRRDRGFCYKLLPVQYEQIENITRTQAYEQICYGNAVFSYLIPSVLHLVAYLYTVYLFRIKENEQLQNLMERAFLLSSNPVNRGNQKKLVRILWLFIGLSVVWMTMALVTVNVLMARGTILFQWLDHSPEHFKKLSKVLLIICTLWHDMVQGTIITSYCLQGQLLVAHLNFLKAKLLQNTLPALDWMKEILEFKKLLKYLNNDLAPAVCIYTVVNLAWAIAGTAWLLEYDTIDSTASPVPYFSIINVILWVLIAMAPFLQAARLSTACSMIQNLGHEVRVRPFVYQTTPGEDLNTILLYTSSLKMCARLFRVPITGRYLCLLLTIASIMLLVMGQCHFFS
- the LOC135160208 gene encoding uncharacterized protein LOC135160208 isoform X1, whose product is MMGGKWRSIASSLIGFSLKYLRIITNFEGNDPGNGKELSGRSDGPGDPRTSVLSELQMRSTEIGFITEVPDYENLSTSAVLHYCKCKILMPYLRLLWVMGLRPTSTDSESYSCYSVLANIHTVQVTIFMCIGYVLQYMACFRRDRGFCYKLLPVQYEQIENITRTQAYEQICYGNAVFSYLIPSVLHLVAYLYTVYLFRIKENEQLQNLMERAFLLSSNPVNRGNQKKLVRILWLFIGLSVVWMTMALVTVNVLMARGTILFQWLDHSPEHFKKLSKVLLIICTLWHDMVQGTIITSYCLQGQLLVAHLNFLKAKLLQNTLPALDWMKEILEFKKLLKYLNNDLAPAVCIYTVVNLAWAIAGTAWLLEYDTIDSTASPVPYFSIINVILWVLIAMAPFLQAARLSTACSMIQNLGHEVRVRPFVYQTTPGEDLNTILLYTSSLKMCARLFRVPITGRYLCLLLTIASIMLLVMGQCHFFS
- the LOC135160208 gene encoding uncharacterized protein LOC135160208 isoform X2, whose amino-acid sequence is MSMMNSSMTNFEGNDPGNGKELSGRSDGPGDPRTSVLSELQMRSTEIGFITEVPDYENLSTSAVLHYCKCKILMPYLRLLWVMGLRPTSTDSESYSCYSVLANIHTVQVTIFMCIGYVLQYMACFRRDRGFCYKLLPVQYEQIENITRTQAYEQICYGNAVFSYLIPSVLHLVAYLYTVYLFRIKENEQLQNLMERAFLLSSNPVNRGNQKKLVRILWLFIGLSVVWMTMALVTVNVLMARGTILFQWLDHSPEHFKKLSKVLLIICTLWHDMVQGTIITSYCLQGQLLVAHLNFLKAKLLQNTLPALDWMKEILEFKKLLKYLNNDLAPAVCIYTVVNLAWAIAGTAWLLEYDTIDSTASPVPYFSIINVILWVLIAMAPFLQAARLSTACSMIQNLGHEVRVRPFVYQTTPGEDLNTILLYTSSLKMCARLFRVPITGRYLCLLLTIASIMLLVMGQCHFFS